gtgtggcTGATGATTCAGTGATTGTTCCTCTGGATGATGTTCAGGTTGATGATCACTTAAATTAAATTGAGAGACCAGTGGTGATCTTGGATTGGAAGACGCATGCCTTGCGCAACAAGGTGGTGTGTTCTGCCATGGTTCAATGGCAGCATCAGAAAGGTTCCGAATGGACGTAGGAACCCGATACGGAGATGTGCAAGCATTACCATGAGTTGTTCACAGCAACGTACTTCGAGGATGAATTCGAGTTCAAGTGGGGGACCAGATGGAGGATTTCTTGTCTGTTATTAAGGAAAGTCTATCAAAGGTTGATCtttcataatcaacaattatGCAAGAATGTATTTCTCAAATGGTTTCAAATATCGATAAAAACATCAAAGCTAAACTGGATCCTATCAGGAGATTAGTTCTTCGACTTCCAACTAATGCTCCTCTCGCAGTGCAAGTGTTGCAAGGGGGAGAAGGTGGTAGTTGTTTGTCGAAATATGAAACTGAAGGTTTAGGGGCAGTTGTGGGTAAATTCATAAGTAATCAAATTCCAACATCCATTCCGAAGAAGCCGATAAGTTCTTTCTATACttcaacaacaactacaacaacaatgaAAACAGTCCCAAAAGGAATCTCAATAAAAGAAGGAGCAAGAGGATCAAGTTCAATCTCTAAAAAATCAACTTCGAATGTTGATCCTAAAGAAAGAGGGAAATATATTGTTGTTACTCCATCTGAtgaacactacaagaaaaatagccttttacgacgcgcaaacaacgacactcattgatttatgttacacaatggagagtgacgttaaaaaagtgtcatctcttcaaaaaatttaaggatttaggtcacgcattattgcgtgcccttaaattagcgtCATacgagaaaaaattaaaaacacggagggcgctgtatCTTAAATGGGTGTCCTCTAtgagtgtcgctttataattttaatgaaaagcGCGTTTAGTAGAtagggggaaaatgaaatccctaaaattttgaacacccgcctTCATTTTTATCCTCCTCTTTTGTTTCCTTCTTGCCCTAATTACGATCCTTTCTTCCCCCTCCATAGATTCGACTGCCGCCTTGCCTAGTTATCAACACTCCTTCCTTCGTTCCTCACTTGCCTTCTTCGCCTGACAATATCTCAAGAAGTACAACTCCGAAAGCGTACAAGTCGGACTTATGTGTCGGAACTCCGGTAGACTGAAATTTAGGCAACATGTAGCCTCGTGTGCCCTAAAATTTCACGAATCTTGAATTTGGCTTACTTGAATCTCGTTCCAAGCTGCTATCGGTTTCGCCACAGAGTTCCGCCATTCCAAAAGCGCATATTTTCGCGTTGAGTGACTATGATTGGGTTACAATTATGCTTGAGCCGACGATTGGGTTACAATTATGCTTGAAAGTGTGAAGAACTTACATGCTCCATCTAATCATGTCATACTTCATGTTTGTATCACAAATATTGAAGGTCTATCCATTTCTTCTGACATATGGGTTTCAAAATTTGGGGTTTTTATGGGATTTGAAGTTATGGAGATGCAAGGTGCCCTCAAGGTGCTCGATGAAATGCCAAACTGTGTAAgtatatttttttcatatttgaTTAGAAAAAGCGATAACAAAAATGCTTCCTCATCAACTCATCTTATGGGTTGTGCTTCTTTGTTTAAAACACGATTACAAATTGGGGAATCCTCCTCCTATCGCATCCTTCTATAATTTCTTTCTTCTAATTTCTTTGTTTAATGATTTTTTCTAATTTCATATTGAtttcttctcttgtttctctattCACAGATCTTCCAATCATCAAGGATGTATTGGAGATTGCTAATGTATTAAACAGCAAATGGAAGGTAAGTAATACCTCAAAAAACATATTTGATACCTGATCTTCATTCCATACTCACCATATATATTCgaatgttattattttttttaatctcccgttactatttatttgaaatttaTTGCTTTTGTTATTCGTTTTGTAACAGAGGCAAGTGGAATTAATGTACATAATCACCTATGAGATTCTTTTCGGACAGGTATCTTCACTTTCTAGGATGCCACATCatataatattttctttaaattaatCATATACATAATTTTAACATTTCTTCATAGGATTCATCTCTAACAGGAGATCCAGAAAAGTACCTTATTTTGAGGAAAAGTCAACTACAGTCAGCTCTTGCAAAGATCTTATTAAAGAAGGGAGCAAAACGTATAGAAGATTTAATGTCCCAATATAAGATTCCCGGTTTGTTCTACCAATAACATTCcactttattatttataatttacaCAACCATATTTATTAAACGAGATCTATGATTTATCATTTATGTAGCAGATGTTAAAAAACCTCGCTATGTTCGTGTCAATACTCTGAAATTGGATGTTGAAACTGTTGTGTCTGAATTAAGCAAAGATAATATGGTAACATTAATATACATTATGGTACCCTATTtaatttatcttttttatttttctgattttAGTTATAATAATCTTTATAGGTCGAGAAGGATGACATGATTCCCGATTTATTAGTGCTTCCACCAGCTACAGATTTGCACAATCATCCTTTGGTCACAAACGGAAGTGTATTTATGCAAGTAAGATTtagtaatttttttcattttggtTTATTTTATTTCAGCCATAattactttaatatatatatatatatatatatatatatatatatatatatatatatattttttttttagggTAAGGCAAGTTCCATGGTTGCAGTTGCCCTTGGGCCTAAACCAGGGTGGGAAACATTGTAACTAGAGTTCATGCATGGGTATGCAGGAATGATGATGGGCATGAGATGGGTTCGATCACCGAACCATTTACGTGGGTCCCACATGTTAAATCCAAGATCATCCTGTTCAATTGGGCATAGCATGACAGGGTTTGGCAAACACCAGTTGGTATAGACTCTGAAAAAACAGGAAACTAGCATACTAGGTATTGCATTGGGATAAAGCTGGCATACCTGAGCAACTAAAAGAGCCTCCGAAGGGGAAGTTGTTGACGATTTGTTTTCTGCTTATATGAATCTTGAAAATCTTGACACATTAAACTCTTCTGGAACTGACGATAAACAAGGAACTGAGAATCGTGAAGATTTAGATAGTCGAGCTAGTGGAACAAAAACAAATGGAGGTGATAGCAGTGATAATGAAGCTACAAGTAGTGTTAATGATAAAGGGATTAAACGGAGTGCAGGTGGAGACATTGCTCCAACAACAAGGCATTATAAAAGTGTGTCAATGGATAGTTTTATGGGGAGGATGAACTTTGCTGATGAATCACCTAAGCTTCCTCCTTCTCCTGGAGGGCATATTGGTCAATTATCCCCAAATAATTCAATCGACTCAAATTCAAATACAAATACGTTTAGTTTGGAGTTTGGAAATGGTGAGTTTACAGGGGCTGAGCTCAAGAAAATCATGGCTAATGAGAAACTTGCAGAGATTGCTTTATCTGATCCCAAACGAGCCAAAAGGTATGTAGCTTTTTTCAAATTCATTAATATTTACATTATAATTGGAGAAATCTgaatatttattttgatatttgaataaacaaatatattttttatgtgatatgttttAGGATTTTGGCAAATCGACAATCTGCTGCAAGATCAAAAGAGAGGAAAATGCGTTACATTACAAAATTGGAGCACAAGGTATGTGTTTTACATCTAATTTCACCTGtgatatttcaattttttttagttataaatGATCAAATTTAAAGATTTCTCTGTTCGGATCTTCTAATTTCTCATTTCTACTGGTAATCTCTTATCCCTTCTTTCATTTTGTGTTGTTCAGATCTTCTAATTTCTCACATTCTAGCCCTATTTAATATCGTTAGTGTTATCCAATTTCAGCTTCAGTTGGTCTgatctatttgttttgtgtttaattAATGGATGTGGTTTACTTAGTTAATTGAATTTTAGTTAAATCGCAATGGAAGGATTATGTCTCACAGTTGTAGATTGAGAtaagaatttttaagaaaaaaaaatcaaaacaaagccTTAAATCGTTAAATTAAGGCTTAAATAAATTTGAGAAAAAGTGGATTTATGTTCGATAAATGTCACATAGAGTTCAAATATGTTCATTAACACAGATCTATTTCATCCGATTGACTATTTGTTTATTGCTACGCAAACCTGATTATCAAATTCATTTACATATatgattataaaaaaattcaTATAATTTTTCCTTCAGCTTCATGGAGTAGAAGCTATGTGTGCTGAGCTTATGCAATTACATGCTGGTATTAAGGAGTTGACTTCTACTCGCCAAACAATTACTAGTCAAGTTCAGGGTATGACTCAAGATCTTGCCGGAGCTACTGTTGACCGGGTCTGGAACGAAATCGCAGCGCCGTGACGCCGAATCCGAACCAGCCCTCGCGTGTTTGGCTTCCAAGTGgattaagggtaaaatggtaactGTCATTCCTTGAAGAGATGGAATGAAAAAATAAGGGT
The genomic region above belongs to Lactuca sativa cultivar Salinas chromosome 4, Lsat_Salinas_v11, whole genome shotgun sequence and contains:
- the LOC111904669 gene encoding uncharacterized protein LOC111904669; its protein translation is MVSNIDKNIKAKLDPIRRLVLRLPTNAPLAVQVLQGGEGGSCLSKYETEGLGAVVGKFISNQIPTSIPKKPISSFYTSTTTTTTMKTVPKGISIKEGARGSNLPIIKDVLEIANVLNSKWKRQVELMYIITYEILFGQDSSLTGDPEKYLILRKSQLQSALAKILLKKGAKRIEDLMSQYKIPADVKKPRYVRVNTLKLDVETVVSELSKDNMVEKDDMIPDLLVLPPATDLHNHPLVTNGSVFMQGKASSMVAVALGPKPGWETLASEGEVVDDLFSAYMNLENLDTLNSSGTDDKQGTENREDLDSRASGTKTNGGDSSDNEATSSVNDKGIKRSAGGDIAPTTRHYKSVSMDSFMGRMNFADESPKLPPSPGGHIGQLSPNNSIDSNSNTNTFSLEFGNGEFTGAELKKIMANEKLAEIALSDPKRAKRILANRQSAARSKERKMRYITKLEHKISLFGSSNFSFLLLHGVEAMCAELMQLHAGIKELTSTRQTITSQVQGMTQDLAGATVDRKRDNLGERVMSLAFDVISRLLEIAPGWRLVSPLFIFAVVCNFSSNSNE